In the Bos indicus x Bos taurus breed Angus x Brahman F1 hybrid chromosome 20, Bos_hybrid_MaternalHap_v2.0, whole genome shotgun sequence genome, one interval contains:
- the LRRC14B gene encoding leucine-rich repeat-containing protein 14B, which yields MQSLRFISAEALVSHPPGAQQSLDAVAHNLYPLLFKASYLLEQSAVIRLLLERWPLEEFRLGPLLGPSADHAGDLRDRACRACLEACVRGLADHVLQGGGRRRLRVADLTGIRDVQVQRCPCGRALGRWGRTELLARTCCELQKQPCATRRPIEVLADVFVTAGNFEVVARALGPSGPGSLRVRCLSLRADSLDPGQLLHVLRLAGPRELRRLEVVHNVRLHAGHVQQLLAQGGFPRLVSLTLPAKAFDAPPASTPASDGEEPLLASIAWALSRMTQLTELHMAFSTLTGKLQTLLGPLRTPLRVLDVGNCALNHEDMTFLANCIHAAHLEVLDLSGHCLVDLFPATFHRLLGQAAPTLRALTLEECGLEDRHVGALSLALGTCRRLRELRFLGNPLSGRALRRLFAALCELPRLRCVEFPVPRDCYPEGSAYPQDELAMSKFDQQKYDAIAADLRAVLLRAGRDDIQVSTPLFGSFDPDIQETSNELGAFLLQAFKTALENFSRVLKQME from the exons ATGCAGTCGCTGCGCTTCATCTCCGCGGAGGCCCTGGTGTCCCACCCTCCGGGGGCCCAGCAGAGCCTGGACGCCGTGGCCCACAATCTATACCCGCTGCTCTTCAAAGCCAGCTACCTGCTGGAGCAGTCCGCCGTGATCCGCCTTCTGCTCGAGCGCTGGCCCCTGGAGGAGTTCCGGCTGGGCCCTCTGCTGGGTCCGAGCGCGGACCACGCTGGGGACCTGCGGGACCGGGCCTGCCGGGCCTGCCTGGAGGCCTGCGTACGCGGCCTGGCCGATCACGTGCTTCAGGGCGGGGGCCGCCGGCGGCTGCGGGTGGCTGACCTCACGGGCATCCGAGACGTACAGGTGCAGAGGTGCCCCTGCGGGCGGGCGCTGGGCAGGTGGGGCCGGACGGAGCTGCTGGCCAGGACCTGCTGCGAGCTGCAGAAGCAGCCCTGCGCCACCCGGCGCCCCATCGAGGTCCTGGCCGACGTCTTCGTCACCGCGGGCAACTTTGAGGTGGTGGCGCGCGCCCTGGGGCCGTCGGGCCCCGGCTCTCTGCGCGTGCGCTGCCTCTCGCTGCGGGCCGACAGCCTGGACCCAGGGCAGCTGCTGCACGTGCTGCGCCTGGCAGGGCCCCGAGAGCTGCGCCGGCTGGAAGTGGTGCACAACGTGCGTCTGCACGCGGGCCACGTGCAGCAGCTGCTGGCCCAGGGGGGCTTCCCGCGGCTGGTCTCTCTCACCCTGCCTGCCAAGGCCTTTGATGCGCCCCCCGCCAGCACCCCTGCCTCTGACGGcgaggagcccctgctcgcctCCATCGCCTGGGCGCTCAGCAGGATGACGCAGCTCACGGAGCTGCACATGGCCTTCTCCACGCTGACCGGGAAGCTGCAGACACTGCTTGG CCCCCTCCGGACGCCGCTGAGAGTGCTGGACGTGGGCAACTGCGCCCTGAACCACGAAGACATGACCTTCTTGGCGAACTGCATCCACGCGGCCCACCTGGAGGTGCTGGACCTCAGCGGGCACTGCCTGGTGGACCTGTTCCCGGCCACCTTTCACCGGCTGCTGGGCCAGGCCGCCCCCACGCTGAGGGCCCTGACCCTGGAGGAATGCGGCCTCGAGGACCGGCACGTGGGCGCACTGAGCCTGGCGCTGGGCACCTGCCGCCGGCTGCGGGAGCTGCGCTTCCTGGGGAACCCGCTGTCGGGCCGCGCGCTCCGGCGCCTCTTCGCCGCGCTCTGCGAGCTCCCCCGGCTGCGGTGCGTGGAGTTCCCAGTGCCCCGGGACTGCTACCCCGAGGGCAGCGCCTACCCCCAGGACGAGCTGGCCATGTCCAAGTTCGACCAGCAGAAATACGACGCCATTGCGGCAGACCTGCGCGCGGTGCTGCTGCGCGCCGGCCGGGACGACATCCAAGTCTCCACACCCCTCTTCGGGAGTTTCGACCCGGACATTCAGGAAACCAGCAATGAACTCGGAGCTTTCTTGCTGCAAGCCTTCAAAACCGCTCTAGAAAACTTCTCCAGAGTGCTGAAGCAGATGGAGTAG